In Planctomycetota bacterium, a single window of DNA contains:
- a CDS encoding ABC transporter ATP-binding protein — MPRGTSASPCGLSIQGLVKIHPGPVCALKGVDLEIPGGMFGLLGPNGAGKSTLMSIVAGLVEPTAGTVLLDGVDIVERPAYVRERLGFLPQDFGFYPELSGRAMLEFLLRLKGISGPSGRREIADALLERVNLADAAKRKVGGYSGGMRQRLGLAQAIAGDPRILIVDEPTAGLDPEERQRFYRLLAELAVGRVVLLSTHIVDDVATLCPRLAVIRSGQVVADTTPTAARDSVDGLVHEGFVADADLAGFAKQHRLLSAVLVEGRTNRVRVFVPPGAVAPAGFARSPGTLEDAYLVLMRVPDHEVPPALARSAPVSTEAAR; from the coding sequence ATGCCCCGCGGCACGTCCGCCTCTCCGTGCGGCCTGTCGATCCAGGGTCTCGTCAAGATCCACCCCGGACCGGTCTGCGCCCTCAAGGGTGTCGATCTCGAGATCCCGGGCGGGATGTTCGGCCTCCTCGGCCCCAACGGCGCCGGCAAGAGCACGCTGATGAGCATCGTCGCCGGTCTTGTGGAGCCCACCGCCGGCACCGTGCTCCTCGACGGCGTCGACATCGTCGAGCGGCCGGCCTACGTGCGCGAGCGGCTCGGCTTCCTGCCGCAGGACTTCGGCTTCTATCCCGAGCTGTCGGGGCGCGCGATGCTCGAGTTCCTGCTGCGCCTCAAGGGGATCTCCGGGCCGAGCGGCCGGCGGGAGATTGCCGACGCGCTGCTCGAGCGGGTGAACCTCGCCGATGCCGCAAAGCGCAAGGTCGGGGGGTATTCCGGCGGCATGCGCCAGCGCCTCGGACTGGCGCAGGCGATCGCCGGCGACCCGCGAATTCTCATCGTCGACGAGCCGACGGCCGGCCTTGATCCCGAGGAACGGCAGCGGTTCTATCGCCTGCTCGCCGAATTGGCCGTGGGGCGCGTCGTCCTCCTCTCGACCCACATCGTCGACGACGTCGCCACGCTCTGCCCGCGCCTGGCGGTGATCAGGAGCGGCCAGGTGGTCGCCGACACGACCCCCACCGCGGCCCGTGACAGCGTCGACGGCCTCGTCCACGAGGGGTTCGTCGCCGACGCCGACCTGGCCGGGTTCGCCAAGCAGCATCGGCTGCTGTCGGCCGTCCTCGTCGAGGGGCGCACCAACCGCGTGCGCGTCTTCGTGCCGCCGGGCGCCGTGGCCCCGGCCGGATTCGCCCGGAGCCCTGGCACGCTCGAAGACGCCTACCTCGTCCTGATGCGCGTCCCCGACCACGAGGTGCCGCCGGCCCTGGCCCGCTCGGCTCCTGTTTCGACGGAGGCCGCCCGATGA